A window of the Streptomyces sp. NBC_00454 genome harbors these coding sequences:
- a CDS encoding low specificity L-threonine aldolase, with protein MRKSQAKTDARRHHDPAVRGFASDNYAGVHPEILAAIALANGGHQVSYGDDEYTEHLQKIFRGHFGPHAEVYPVFNGTGANVTALQALTDRWGAVVCAESAHINVDEGGAPERMAGLKLLTVPTPDGKLTPELIDRQAWGWEDEHRAMPQVVSITQNTELGTVYTVDEIRAICEHAHGKGMKVHLDGARIANAAASLDVPMRAFTNAVGVDVLSYGGTKNGMMAGEAVVVLNPDAVRQMKHIRKMSMQLASKMRFVSVQLEALLAKDLWLRNARHANAMAQRLAAGVRETDGVEILYPVQANAVFARLPHAVTRRLQERYRFYFWDEIAGDVRWMCSFDTQEEDVDGFLQALKEELAR; from the coding sequence ATCAGGAAGTCCCAAGCGAAGACCGACGCCCGCCGGCACCACGACCCGGCGGTACGCGGCTTCGCCAGCGACAACTACGCCGGGGTGCACCCGGAGATCCTGGCGGCCATCGCGCTGGCCAACGGCGGCCACCAGGTCTCCTACGGCGACGACGAGTACACCGAACACCTGCAGAAGATCTTCCGCGGCCACTTCGGCCCGCACGCCGAGGTCTACCCGGTCTTCAACGGCACCGGCGCCAACGTGACGGCCCTGCAGGCCCTCACCGACCGCTGGGGCGCGGTGGTCTGTGCCGAGTCGGCGCACATCAACGTCGACGAGGGCGGAGCGCCCGAGCGGATGGCGGGCCTCAAGCTGCTCACCGTTCCCACCCCGGACGGCAAGCTCACCCCCGAGCTCATCGACCGGCAGGCCTGGGGCTGGGAGGACGAGCACCGGGCGATGCCGCAGGTCGTCTCGATCACCCAGAACACCGAGCTCGGCACGGTCTACACCGTGGACGAGATCCGGGCCATCTGCGAGCACGCGCACGGCAAGGGCATGAAGGTCCACCTCGACGGTGCCCGGATAGCCAACGCCGCGGCCTCGCTGGACGTGCCGATGCGCGCCTTCACGAACGCCGTCGGCGTGGACGTGCTGTCCTACGGCGGCACCAAGAACGGGATGATGGCCGGAGAGGCCGTCGTCGTGCTGAACCCGGATGCCGTCCGGCAGATGAAGCACATCCGCAAGATGTCGATGCAGCTCGCCTCGAAGATGCGCTTCGTATCGGTGCAGCTCGAAGCGCTCCTCGCGAAGGACCTGTGGCTGCGCAACGCCCGCCACGCCAACGCGATGGCGCAGCGGCTGGCGGCCGGGGTGCGCGAGACGGACGGGGTGGAGATCCTCTACCCGGTGCAGGCGAACGCCGTGTTCGCGCGGCTCCCGCACGCGGTGACGCGGCGGCTCCAGGAGCGCTACCGCTTCTACTTCTGGGACGAGATCGCGGGCGACGTCCGCTGGATGTGCAGCTTCGACACCCAGGAGGAGGACGTGGACGGGTTCCTCCAGGCCCTCAAGGAGGAGCTGGCCCGCTAG
- a CDS encoding transglutaminase family protein: MKLIQEHSDVAAYLVADEAVDHDHPLVQETADALWAATGDAYSYAKVAFEFVRDTIPHTADSGDDRVSWRASDVLATRNGICYAKSHALTALLRAQGIPAGLCYQLLGDDDGSNLAVHGLVALRLPGRDDWSRVDARGNKPGVDAQFTLDHEQLAFPVRPELGEVDYPELYAAPHPATLKVLQESVDRPQLWRNLPTGL, from the coding sequence ATGAAGCTGATCCAGGAGCATTCCGACGTTGCCGCCTATCTGGTGGCCGATGAAGCCGTCGATCACGACCACCCGCTGGTCCAGGAGACCGCCGACGCCCTGTGGGCGGCCACAGGCGATGCATATTCATACGCGAAGGTCGCCTTCGAGTTCGTCCGCGACACCATCCCGCACACCGCCGATTCCGGGGACGACCGCGTCTCCTGGCGCGCCTCCGACGTCCTGGCCACGCGCAACGGCATCTGCTACGCCAAGTCCCACGCGCTGACGGCCCTGCTGCGCGCCCAGGGCATCCCGGCCGGGCTCTGCTACCAGCTCCTCGGCGACGACGACGGGTCGAACCTGGCCGTCCACGGCCTCGTCGCGCTGCGCCTGCCCGGCAGGGACGACTGGTCCCGGGTGGATGCGCGGGGCAACAAGCCCGGCGTGGACGCCCAGTTCACCCTCGACCACGAACAACTGGCCTTCCCCGTCCGCCCGGAGCTCGGCGAGGTCGACTACCCCGAGCTGTACGCGGCGCCGCATCCGGCCACGCTCAAGGTGCTCCAGGAGTCCGTGGACCGGCCGCAGTTGTGGCGGAACCTGCCGACGGGGCTGTAG
- a CDS encoding DUF6421 family protein, translating to MTETLVPGIGGAVITAGVRVVDHPAWPELKAAVEEIRPWQSADGSIDFEAEGAPARAAAEVAVERVVSGIEALSPLLPHGGAYHRALIGDLRKWAADGFAVPDFLDSLLAFHPAAERADGLQHLVVFPMYTQNGNPDRNLEAVVLKMVWPEWLSELERTRYDNPLFLGITFEDFTPGYDTHSAVLFPETIAVREAPERFTWGGIFCDREAARYRKVTEAAVDILGIELPEDIARMVEDQERCEKAFVLWDMVHDRTHSHGDLPFDPFMIKQRQPFWMYGLEELRCDLTAFKEAVKLESEGNEHGRDVQYAVLFDRMFRFPVSGDRNRNYDGLGGQLLFAYLHKHDVVRWTDNKLKIDWMRAPQVTNQLCAEIEDLYRAGIDRPKLVHWFKAYELVAEYLAPHPGSRWAKGPDALDLTQPPRKLVDDVLPDEFPLSMFYEALAKKLKGVIASTKGITALNTEHAERAAA from the coding sequence ATGACGGAAACTCTTGTGCCGGGTATCGGCGGTGCCGTGATAACCGCCGGTGTACGGGTGGTGGACCACCCGGCGTGGCCCGAGCTCAAGGCCGCCGTGGAGGAGATCCGGCCCTGGCAGTCGGCCGACGGCTCCATCGACTTCGAGGCCGAGGGCGCGCCCGCCCGCGCCGCCGCCGAGGTCGCGGTCGAGCGCGTGGTCTCGGGCATCGAGGCGCTGTCGCCGCTGCTGCCACACGGCGGCGCGTACCACCGTGCCCTCATCGGCGACCTGCGAAAGTGGGCCGCCGACGGTTTTGCCGTGCCGGACTTCCTCGACTCCCTGCTGGCCTTCCACCCGGCGGCCGAGCGCGCCGACGGGCTCCAGCACCTCGTGGTCTTCCCGATGTACACCCAGAACGGCAACCCGGACCGCAACCTCGAAGCCGTCGTGCTGAAGATGGTGTGGCCCGAGTGGCTCTCCGAGCTGGAGCGCACCCGGTACGACAACCCGCTCTTCCTCGGCATCACCTTCGAGGACTTCACCCCGGGCTACGACACCCACTCCGCGGTGCTCTTCCCGGAGACCATCGCCGTGCGCGAGGCCCCGGAGCGCTTCACCTGGGGCGGGATCTTCTGCGACCGCGAGGCCGCCCGCTACCGCAAGGTCACCGAGGCCGCCGTCGACATCCTGGGCATCGAGCTGCCCGAGGACATCGCCCGCATGGTCGAGGACCAGGAGCGCTGCGAGAAGGCCTTCGTCCTGTGGGACATGGTCCACGACCGCACCCACAGCCACGGCGACCTGCCGTTCGACCCCTTCATGATCAAGCAGCGCCAGCCGTTCTGGATGTATGGCCTCGAAGAGCTGCGCTGCGACCTCACCGCCTTCAAGGAGGCCGTGAAGCTGGAGTCCGAGGGCAACGAGCACGGCCGTGACGTGCAGTACGCCGTCCTCTTCGACCGGATGTTCCGCTTCCCGGTCTCCGGCGACCGCAACCGCAACTACGACGGCCTCGGCGGCCAGCTGCTCTTCGCGTACCTCCACAAGCACGACGTCGTGCGCTGGACGGACAACAAGCTGAAGATCGACTGGATGCGTGCCCCGCAGGTCACCAACCAGCTGTGCGCCGAGATCGAGGACCTCTACCGGGCCGGGATCGACCGCCCGAAGCTCGTCCACTGGTTCAAGGCCTACGAACTGGTCGCCGAGTACCTCGCTCCCCACCCGGGATCCCGCTGGGCCAAGGGCCCCGACGCCCTGGACCTCACGCAGCCGCCGCGCAAGCTCGTGGACGACGTGCTTCCCGACGAGTTTCCGCTCAGCATGTTCTATGAGGCCCTCGCCAAGAAGCTCAAGGGCGTGATCGCTTCGACCAAGGGCATCACCGCCCTGAACACGGAACACGCAGAGCGGGCCGCCGCGTGA
- a CDS encoding glycerophosphodiester phosphodiesterase has product MTFLTIGHRGVMGVEPENTMRSFVRAERSGMDVIALDLRLSKDGTLVVLHDAEVDRTTDGSGAVTDLTLAELRGLDAGDGQHVPVLEEVLDAVRAPLQVQVHDLGVATALAELLLGRDLTGRVEVASFRDEVLGETSRLVPGVRTALYADQSAADAEATVGRAVDAGAETVALNIRHLTLDTVESAHEAGLRVIGWTVNCLDHLRLARALGLDGVVTDFPEIRSTGRFTA; this is encoded by the coding sequence TTGACTTTCCTCACCATCGGTCACCGCGGGGTCATGGGTGTCGAACCGGAGAACACCATGCGGTCCTTCGTCCGCGCGGAACGCTCCGGCATGGACGTCATCGCCCTCGACCTACGACTCAGCAAGGACGGCACCCTCGTCGTCCTGCACGACGCCGAGGTGGACCGGACCACCGACGGCTCGGGAGCCGTCACCGATCTGACCCTGGCCGAACTGCGCGGGCTGGACGCCGGGGACGGCCAGCACGTGCCCGTCCTGGAAGAGGTCCTGGACGCGGTCCGGGCGCCGCTCCAGGTCCAGGTGCACGACCTGGGCGTCGCCACGGCGCTGGCGGAGCTGTTGCTCGGCCGCGATCTGACCGGGCGGGTGGAGGTGGCCTCGTTCCGCGACGAGGTGCTCGGCGAGACGAGCCGGCTGGTGCCGGGCGTACGGACCGCGCTCTACGCCGACCAGAGCGCGGCGGACGCCGAGGCGACCGTCGGCCGGGCCGTGGACGCGGGCGCGGAGACGGTCGCCCTCAACATCCGCCACCTCACCCTGGACACGGTGGAGTCGGCGCACGAGGCCGGGCTCCGGGTGATCGGCTGGACGGTCAACTGCCTGGACCACCTGCGCCTGGCCCGCGCGCTCGGACTCGACGGCGTGGTCACCGACTTCCCGGAGATCCGCTCCACGGGCCGCTTCACCGCCTGA
- a CDS encoding LLM class flavin-dependent oxidoreductase, which translates to MKFSVIFEAQLADPTVEREHQVIRDCVEQAVLAEQVGFDRIWAVEHHSLKWYAHMSAPEIFLSFVAARTNTIRIGHGVVCMPFGFNHPVRVAERAAMLDLLSGGRVDLGAGRGGTAQETSLCGVDKDRTTAEVEEALRIIGKAWQEEELEYHGELIDIDPHPILPRPSQAPHPPLFLACSRGETLVQAAELGVGALVMGFAGPESIARMRAVYDGAIAGRDGGRFVSTVVNDHFSVLCPTIVLDDPEEARRIGVRGQRFFAQSIGHWYGGAGVPDEAVVAGADEEAEMRRAAEQVVARLHELDIPVRPTSTATFNADHAYGSADEAIAYVERLREAGADEIMCLIQMGTVPQEACLETLRQWGEKVIPHFRKA; encoded by the coding sequence GTGAAGTTCTCCGTCATCTTCGAGGCGCAGTTGGCCGACCCGACCGTGGAGCGCGAGCACCAGGTCATCCGCGACTGCGTGGAGCAGGCGGTGCTCGCCGAACAGGTGGGATTCGACCGGATCTGGGCCGTCGAGCACCACTCGCTCAAGTGGTACGCCCACATGTCCGCCCCGGAAATCTTTCTGAGCTTCGTCGCGGCCCGGACGAACACCATACGCATCGGCCACGGGGTCGTGTGCATGCCCTTCGGCTTCAACCACCCCGTGCGGGTCGCCGAGCGGGCCGCGATGCTCGACCTGCTGTCCGGCGGACGCGTCGACCTCGGCGCGGGCCGCGGCGGGACCGCCCAGGAGACCTCGCTGTGCGGGGTGGACAAGGACCGCACCACGGCGGAGGTGGAGGAGGCGCTGCGGATCATCGGGAAGGCCTGGCAGGAGGAGGAGCTCGAGTACCACGGGGAGCTCATCGACATCGATCCGCATCCGATCCTGCCGAGGCCCAGTCAGGCCCCGCACCCGCCGCTGTTCCTGGCGTGCAGCCGGGGCGAAACGCTGGTGCAGGCCGCCGAGCTGGGCGTCGGGGCGCTGGTGATGGGCTTCGCCGGGCCGGAGTCCATCGCGCGGATGCGGGCCGTGTACGACGGCGCGATCGCCGGCCGCGACGGCGGCCGCTTCGTCTCCACCGTGGTCAACGACCACTTCTCGGTGCTCTGTCCGACCATCGTGCTCGACGACCCGGAGGAGGCCCGCCGGATCGGCGTCCGGGGGCAGCGGTTCTTCGCGCAGTCCATCGGCCACTGGTACGGCGGAGCGGGCGTTCCGGACGAGGCGGTGGTGGCGGGCGCCGACGAGGAGGCGGAGATGCGCAGGGCCGCCGAGCAGGTGGTGGCCCGGCTGCACGAGCTGGACATCCCGGTGCGGCCCACGTCCACGGCCACCTTCAACGCCGACCACGCCTACGGGAGCGCGGACGAGGCCATCGCCTACGTGGAGCGGCTGAGGGAGGCGGGGGCCGACGAGATCATGTGCCTGATCCAGATGGGGACCGTGCCCCAGGAGGCCTGTCTGGAGACCCTGCGGCAGTGGGGCGAGAAGGTCATCCCGCACTTCCGGAAGGCGTAG
- a CDS encoding SDR family oxidoreductase — MNGSNGNGNLHGAVVAVAGAGGPAGRATLLRLAEAGAVVVASDADPARLAEAVDAARYAHGGATITGDTVDLLDLAATKAWAEQTEKEFGRIDGLVHLVGGWRGSTTFTDTDLADWDFLEKLLIRTVQHTSLAFHDGLLRSDRGRYVLVSQSGAHKPVANNAAYNAGKAAAEAWTLAMADSFRKLGGEDGPGAAAAILVIKALVHDAMRAERPTAKFAGFTDVKELAEAIAGVWERSASDVNGQRLWLTPQP; from the coding sequence ATGAACGGCTCGAATGGCAACGGGAATCTCCACGGCGCGGTGGTAGCGGTGGCGGGGGCCGGCGGCCCCGCCGGGCGCGCCACCCTGCTCCGCCTCGCCGAGGCGGGTGCCGTGGTCGTCGCGTCCGACGCCGACCCGGCGCGGCTCGCGGAGGCCGTGGACGCGGCACGCTACGCCCACGGCGGCGCCACCATCACCGGTGACACCGTCGACCTGCTCGACCTGGCCGCGACCAAGGCCTGGGCCGAGCAGACCGAGAAGGAGTTCGGCCGCATCGACGGCCTGGTCCACCTCGTCGGCGGCTGGCGCGGCAGCACCACCTTCACCGACACAGACCTCGCGGACTGGGACTTCCTGGAGAAGCTCCTCATCCGCACCGTCCAGCACACCTCGCTCGCCTTCCACGACGGACTGCTGCGCAGCGACCGCGGCCGCTACGTCCTGGTCAGCCAGTCCGGCGCGCACAAGCCGGTCGCCAACAACGCCGCGTACAACGCGGGCAAGGCGGCCGCCGAGGCGTGGACGCTGGCCATGGCCGACTCCTTCCGCAAGCTGGGGGGCGAGGACGGCCCCGGAGCCGCGGCTGCGATCCTGGTCATCAAGGCACTGGTGCACGACGCGATGCGCGCCGAGCGCCCCACTGCGAAGTTCGCGGGCTTCACCGACGTCAAGGAGCTGGCCGAGGCCATCGCCGGCGTCTGGGAGCGGTCCGCCTCCGATGTGAACGGACAGCGTCTGTGGCTCACTCCCCAACCGTGA
- a CDS encoding helix-turn-helix transcriptional regulator encodes MTSSQKPKKQELPPTAWAVLGLLSFPGERTGYELKKWADSSLRFFYWSPAISQIYAELRRLEELGYAASVRSGPEEARAKRRYGITPAGREALAGWAADSSEAGPPVLKHGLLLRVWLGHLAEPELLRRMVTEHLERTTGELAAVREAMAHAAEEPDWAFPTLALRWSERQHLAELELTRTLLADLAELPGAADPADQPDPVQQERQGSGDAPTPG; translated from the coding sequence ATGACTAGTAGTCAGAAGCCGAAGAAGCAAGAGCTACCGCCGACCGCATGGGCCGTACTGGGTCTGCTCTCCTTCCCCGGCGAGCGGACCGGATACGAACTGAAGAAGTGGGCGGACTCCTCCCTCCGCTTCTTCTACTGGTCACCGGCGATCAGTCAGATCTACGCCGAGCTGCGCCGCCTGGAGGAACTCGGCTACGCGGCGTCCGTGCGCTCGGGGCCCGAGGAGGCCCGGGCCAAGCGCCGCTACGGCATCACCCCCGCCGGGCGCGAAGCGCTGGCCGGCTGGGCCGCCGACTCCTCCGAGGCCGGACCCCCGGTGCTCAAGCACGGGCTGCTGCTGCGGGTCTGGCTCGGGCACCTGGCGGAACCCGAATTGCTGCGGCGGATGGTGACCGAGCACCTGGAGCGCACCACGGGCGAGCTGGCCGCCGTACGGGAGGCCATGGCGCACGCGGCCGAGGAGCCGGACTGGGCGTTCCCCACCCTGGCGCTGCGCTGGAGCGAGCGCCAGCACCTGGCCGAGCTGGAACTGACCCGGACCCTGCTGGCGGACCTGGCCGAGCTGCCCGGCGCGGCCGACCCGGCTGACCAGCCCGACCCGGTCCAGCAGGAACGTCAAGGCAGCGGGGACGCGCCCACGCCCGGGTGA
- a CDS encoding alpha/beta hydrolase: MNEANPQAGVPAGRTAPAGPTAPAGPVPWTDRLDPAARPYADAMAAFFPDLGGAVTEAREARRILAAAPATGAPLAVGSVEDREVPGPAGAPPVPVRVYYPDPEEWPGVRPTVVFCHGGGWVLCDLDTHDATVRALCRSSGAVFVSVDYRRAPEARFPAAVHDAYAALCWAGAHIEELGGDPAALVVAGDSAGANLAAASLLMARGRGGPAVALQMLIYPCLDAGQDTDSYRDNAAGYFLTAAHLRWFWEQYLGPGGDGRDPLASPLGADLRGLPPAHVVVAGCDPLRDEGVAYHRRLIGSGVPSALDEHPGMFHGFLALADVLPQARQALARLGGVLDSMPKNGKTSGETGGDAG; the protein is encoded by the coding sequence GTGAACGAAGCGAACCCGCAGGCTGGTGTTCCGGCCGGCCGCACCGCCCCGGCCGGTCCCACTGCCCCGGCCGGCCCCGTCCCGTGGACCGACCGGCTCGATCCCGCCGCCCGGCCCTACGCGGACGCCATGGCCGCCTTCTTCCCCGACCTCGGGGGCGCCGTCACCGAAGCGCGGGAGGCCCGCCGGATCCTCGCCGCCGCGCCCGCGACGGGCGCGCCGCTCGCCGTCGGCTCCGTCGAGGACCGGGAGGTCCCCGGGCCGGCCGGTGCGCCGCCGGTTCCGGTGCGCGTCTACTACCCCGACCCCGAGGAGTGGCCCGGGGTCCGGCCGACCGTGGTGTTCTGCCACGGCGGAGGCTGGGTCCTGTGCGACCTCGACACCCACGACGCCACCGTCCGGGCGCTCTGCCGCAGCTCCGGGGCCGTCTTCGTCTCCGTCGACTACCGGCGGGCACCCGAAGCCCGCTTCCCCGCCGCCGTCCACGACGCGTACGCCGCCCTGTGCTGGGCCGGCGCGCACATCGAGGAACTGGGCGGGGACCCGGCCGCCCTGGTGGTGGCCGGGGACAGCGCGGGCGCGAACCTCGCCGCTGCCTCGTTGCTGATGGCCCGGGGCCGCGGGGGACCGGCCGTCGCGCTCCAGATGCTGATCTATCCCTGCCTGGACGCCGGGCAGGACACGGACTCCTACCGGGACAACGCCGCGGGCTACTTCCTCACCGCCGCGCACCTGCGCTGGTTCTGGGAGCAGTACCTGGGGCCCGGCGGCGACGGCCGCGATCCGCTGGCCTCCCCGCTCGGCGCCGATCTGCGGGGGCTGCCGCCCGCGCACGTGGTGGTGGCGGGGTGCGATCCGCTGCGGGACGAGGGGGTGGCGTACCACCGTCGGCTGATCGGGAGCGGAGTTCCTTCGGCCCTTGACGAGCATCCCGGGATGTTCCACGGGTTCCTCGCGCTGGCCGACGTACTCCCACAGGCCCGCCAGGCCTTGGCGCGACTGGGCGGAGTCCTCGATTCCATGCCTAAGAACGGGAAGACTTCCGGTGAAACTGGGGGTGACGCAGGATAA